Proteins found in one Magnolia sinica isolate HGM2019 chromosome 5, MsV1, whole genome shotgun sequence genomic segment:
- the LOC131246016 gene encoding guanosine nucleotide diphosphate dissociation inhibitor 2 codes for MDEEYDVIVLGTGLKECILSGLLSVDGLKVLHMDRNEYYGGESTSLNLIQLWKRFRGNDKPPTHLGPSRDYNVDMIPKFMMANGTLVRVLIHTDVTKYLSFKAVDGSYVFNKGKVHKVPATDMEALKSPLMGIFEKRRARKFFIYVQDYVENDPKTHEGMDLTRVTTRELIAKYGLDDNTVDFIGHALALHRDDRYLDEPALDTVKRMKLYSESLARFQGGSPYIYPLYGLGELPQAFARLSAVYGGTYMLNKPECKVEFNEEGKVFGVTSEGETAKCKKVVCDPSYLPNKVRKVGRVARAICIMSHPIPNTDESHSVQVILPQKQLGRKSDMYLFCCSYSHNVAPKGKFIAFISTEAETDRPDIELKPGIDLLGPIDEIFFDIYDICEPVNEPSLDNCFISTSYDATTHFESTVMDVLSMYTMITGKVLDLSVDLSAASAADE; via the exons GTCCTGCACATGGATCGGAACGAATATTACGGTGGAGAGTCAACATCACTCAACCTTATTCAG CTTTGGAAAAGGTTTAGGGGAAATGACAAGCCTCCAACACATTTAGGTCCCAGTAGGGACTATAACGTCGACATGATTCCGAAG TTCATGATGGCTAATGGTACTCTGGTTCGGGTTCTCATTCATACTGACGTAACAAAATATTTGTCCTTTAAGGCTGTGGATGGCAGCTATGTCTTTAATAAAGGAAAG GTTCACAAGGTTCCAGCAACCGACATGGAGGCACTCAAATCTCCATTGATGGGCATATTTGAAAAGCGCCGTGCTCGCAAATTCTTCATCTATGTCCAAGATTATGTAGAAAATGATCCCAAGACACATGAAGGGATGGACCTTACAAGAGTGACGACTAGAGAACTTATAGC gaaaTATGGTCTAGATGACAACACAGTGGACTTTATCGGCCATGCATTGGCTCTTCACAGAGATGACCGTTATCTAGATGAACCTGCACTGGATACTGTTAAGAGAATGAAG CTTTATTCAGAGTCTCTTGCACGGTTTCAAGGAGGATCCCCATACATTTATCCATTGTACGGCTTAGGAGAGCTCCCACAG GCATTTGCACGCCTCAGTGCTGTTTACGGTGGGACCTACATGTTGAATAAACCTGAGTGCAAG GTGGAATTCAATGAAGAAGGCAAGGTCTTTGGCGTGACATCAGAAGGGGAGACTGCAAAATGCAAGAAAGTAGTGTGCGACCCTTCGTACTTGCCCAACAAG GTTAGAAAGGTTGGGAGAGTTGCTAGAGCAATATGTATTATGAGCCATCCAATCCCGAATACCGACGAATCTCACTCAGTGCAGGTTATTCTTCCCCAGAAACAACTGGGGCGCAAATCAGACAT GTATCTTTTCTGTTGTTCCTACTCTCACAACGTCGCCCCAAAAGGCAAATTCATTGCATTCATCTCAACGGAAGCCGAGACCGATCGACCCGATATTGAACTAAAGCCAGGAATCGATCTCCTGGGGCCCATTGATGAGATATTTTTTGATATTTATGACATATGCGAGCCCGTCAATGAACCCTCTCTGGATAATTGCTTTATCTCAACG AGTTACGATGCCACTACACACTTTGAGTCGACTGTCATGGATGTGCTTTCCATGTATACGATGATCACTGGAAAG GTTCTCGATCTTAGCGTGGATCTAAGTGCCGCTAGTGCTGCCGATGAATGA